One part of the Prionailurus bengalensis isolate Pbe53 chromosome B2, Fcat_Pben_1.1_paternal_pri, whole genome shotgun sequence genome encodes these proteins:
- the LOC122490259 gene encoding LOW QUALITY PROTEIN: nuclear transport factor 2-like (The sequence of the model RefSeq protein was modified relative to this genomic sequence to represent the inferred CDS: inserted 2 bases in 2 codons) translates to MGDKPIWEQTGSGFIRNYYQLVDNNRLQLGTICIDTSREGQQFLGKDAXVEKLSSXPFQKTQHGIVAQDHHPVPDSCIISMVVGQLKVGGDPIVGFHHTFLLKNINDAWVCSNGMIRLALHKLTSSPSQPGTLAVSSPSSS, encoded by the exons ATGGGAGACAAGCCAATTTGGGAGCAGACCGGATCTGGCTTCATTAGAAATTATTACCAGTTAGTTGATAACAACAGACTCCAACTAGGCACAATTTGTATTGACACATCACGGGAAGGACAACAATTCCTAGGGAAAGATG ATGTAGAGAAATTGTCTA CTCCGTTCCAGAAAACCCAGCACGGCATCGTGGCGCAAGACCATCATCCTGTGCCGGACAGCTGCATCATCAGCATGGTTGTGGGCCAGCTCAAGGTCGGTGGAGACCCCATTGTGGGGTTCCACCACACGTTCCTATTAAAGAACATCAACGATGCTTGGGTTTGCAGCAATGGCATGATCAGGCTTGCCCTGCACAAACtgacctcctccccctcccagccaggCACTCTTGctgtctcctccccctcctcttcctga